CAACTGAGATAACGTGCGCCGGCAAAGATGTTCTGCTGTGGGTCATAGGCATTGTTGACATTAAAGCGGCGTGCTGTTGCAGGCATCAATTGCATCAAGCCTTGAGCACCCACAGGGGAGCGCGCATTAATATTGAAACCCGATTCGGTATGCATCACTGCCTTAATTAACCCTTCCGAGACACCGTGTTGTTGTGCTGCTTGGCGGATCAGGTGATCAAAGGCATTTTTATTTCGACTATAGCTGGGTAAGACAGAAGCTTCACTTGTGCCCCAGTTACTATAACTATGAATATTGCTGTCAGGGTAATACGTCGCTTTAATCACTTTTAAGTGACTGTACTCGGCTTTTTTCTTATTGGTGAGTAGGGTGGTGCCATTATTGTCTTTAAATTGGTAAATGGTCTGCCCAGCATGACTAGACGCTGTACTATTAAAAAAAACGATTGATCCCAGACAAAGAGCAAAAAAATAAGTTGTTTTGTTCATCGTTATAATATTCACGAAAGGATGAGCATAAGTTCTATTCCGAAGTTTAACAAAAAAAGTAAAAAGAACTTTTGCTACAATTTTTTTATTTTTCACTGTCAGACAAAAATCAAGTCAATTTGTTCGAATGTTCAGCAAAAAAAATTAAAAAAATTTTAAAAACTAAGTCTTGACTTATGTAAGTCATTGTTTTTAATTTGATAAAATAGGTGGTTAAAAAATGATCAATCTAATCGGAAGCCTTATTTTAAGATAAAAGCACTTTGTCAATAGCTAAGAAATCCACAAATTTATCCACAGCTTTTGTGGACAACTGTGGAAAAGTTTGAATTATAAGCAATCCAGCGCATCTAGGATTATTTTGATCAGAATTTTACCAGTATGAAACTCAAATATGACGATTGAAAGAAATTGAAAAATTCTTTAGATGCGCATCTTTTCGGAATGAGATAAAATCTTGCGGTATTTTTGTTTATGAGTAAATCACGTCTATGTACGCGCCAGTGGAGTCCAATCAAGGATTTAATTTCAAGCCAGAACTTCCGACAAGTTCGGCGTATTATCGCCTGTTGAAGAAACTTCGTCGTCAGGTGGGGCATGCAATTCGTGATTACAACATGATTGAAGATGGTGATAAGGTCATGGTATGTGTGTCTGGTGGTAAAGACAGCTATACCTTGCTGGATATCTTGTTGCAGTTTAAACGTATTGCACCGATCAATTTTGATATTGTGGCGGTGAATCTGGATCAAAAACAGCCAGGTTTCCCTGAAGATGTGTTGCCACGCTATATGGAAGAAAACAATATTCCATATTACATCTTGGAAAAAGATACCTATACCATTACTAAGCGCCTAACCCCTGAGGGTAAAACCTATTGTGCGGTGTGT
The DNA window shown above is from Acinetobacter colistiniresistens and carries:
- a CDS encoding lytic transglycosylase domain-containing protein, whose product is MNKTTYFFALCLGSIVFFNSTASSHAGQTIYQFKDNNGTTLLTNKKKAEYSHLKVIKATYYPDSNIHSYSNWGTSEASVLPSYSRNKNAFDHLIRQAAQQHGVSEGLIKAVMHTESGFNINARSPVGAQGLMQLMPATARRFNVNNAYDPQQNIFAGARYLSWLIKRFNGDTRLAIAAYNAGEGNVDKYGGIPPFRETQDYVRRVTSRYQNLYASGLGTSLNNSNNAATNGQVLAQSANYSAPVNEAVEAAPPAPKQYNRQIITLADGTFTDAPSGTYTTTNATASARIHFSN